In a genomic window of Novosphingobium sp. KA1:
- a CDS encoding FadR/GntR family transcriptional regulator, producing the protein MTGRVKLYQRVACELEQGMRDGQFLAGSRLPPERDLAERFGVSRPTVREAMIALEIQGLVEVRHGSGVYVAEHVPLSRPKDELDVGAFELIEARLMFEGEAAALAATVMRDDELVNLGQILERMEALGPASPAELDLDRQFHLAIAEATQSSLVFQAIERLWDLREKSPLSRRMFEQARLAGITPRSDEHRKIYDALAERNGERARQAMRAHLIRVSEDLLAVTELELIEKARREIGDKRRRIVGVGSTGA; encoded by the coding sequence ATGACAGGGCGTGTAAAACTGTACCAGCGAGTGGCTTGCGAACTTGAGCAAGGGATGCGCGACGGGCAATTTTTGGCGGGTTCACGCCTTCCGCCGGAGCGGGATCTGGCAGAGCGCTTCGGCGTCAGCAGGCCGACGGTCCGGGAGGCGATGATCGCGCTCGAAATCCAGGGCCTTGTCGAGGTGCGTCACGGCTCGGGGGTGTACGTTGCGGAGCATGTGCCTCTGTCCAGGCCCAAGGATGAGCTCGACGTCGGTGCATTCGAACTGATCGAGGCGAGATTGATGTTCGAGGGCGAGGCCGCCGCTCTCGCCGCAACCGTGATGCGCGATGACGAACTGGTCAATCTTGGGCAGATTCTCGAACGCATGGAAGCCCTGGGCCCGGCATCGCCCGCGGAACTGGATCTGGACCGGCAGTTCCACCTCGCCATAGCCGAGGCGACCCAGAGTTCGTTGGTTTTTCAGGCGATCGAACGCCTGTGGGACTTGCGGGAAAAGTCGCCGCTGAGCCGGCGCATGTTCGAGCAGGCGAGGCTGGCCGGGATCACCCCGCGGTCGGATGAACATCGCAAGATTTATGATGCCCTGGCCGAACGCAATGGAGAGCGTGCACGACAGGCGATGCGGGCGCACCTGATCCGGGTTTCCGAGGATCTGCTGGCCGTCACCGAACTGGAGTTGATCGAAAAGGCCAGGCGTGAAATTGGCGACAAGCGTCGCCGTATCGTCGGTGTGGGATCTACGGGCGCCTAG
- a CDS encoding rhamnogalacturonan acetylesterase produces MSLTTALALAVASATSGAPIVDIDLAGKAPQEMPGYQPGGNGAERRDPSGEFLYSVSLPQGTYRVTLTLGDKRSAGRTTVKAESRRLFLRDVATRRGEMVSRTFLVDVRDARLPRQPAGAPRFGQAVLLDERDLASFSWDDKLTLEFLGQPRVTAIHIEPADAPRLFLAGDSTVADQYAEPFTSWGQMLPAMLDDHLVVANHAKSGATMKSFIAQLRFSKVLTQMRAGDWLFIQFGHNDQKAEWPMTYLDPELTYPAYLRSYIAEARRRGVHPVLVTSPERRNFDDTGKIKDTLGAYAAAVRKVAADEKVPLIDLNRDSIAIIQALGPNVSPQAFAENGKDRTHNNNYGAWLFAAAIARQVVEKIPELAPYVVLRNFDPSHPPLPDAVPIAPSIPLDEGKPEGS; encoded by the coding sequence ATGTCCCTGACCACGGCGCTGGCATTGGCTGTCGCTTCCGCAACCAGCGGCGCGCCGATCGTCGACATCGATCTGGCCGGCAAGGCGCCCCAGGAAATGCCCGGTTACCAACCGGGCGGAAACGGGGCCGAGCGGCGCGATCCTTCCGGTGAATTCTTGTATTCCGTGTCGCTGCCGCAGGGCACATACCGCGTCACCCTGACCCTCGGCGACAAGCGCAGCGCGGGCCGAACCACCGTCAAGGCAGAGAGCCGCCGCCTGTTCCTGCGTGACGTCGCGACGCGGCGCGGAGAGATGGTGTCGCGTACGTTCCTTGTCGATGTCCGCGACGCCCGGCTGCCGCGCCAACCGGCAGGGGCACCCCGGTTCGGGCAGGCAGTACTGCTGGACGAGCGCGATCTCGCCAGTTTCAGCTGGGACGACAAGCTGACGTTGGAATTCCTTGGCCAGCCGCGCGTCACAGCCATCCACATCGAGCCCGCTGATGCGCCGCGGTTATTCCTTGCCGGTGATTCCACCGTGGCGGACCAGTATGCCGAGCCTTTCACCAGTTGGGGACAGATGCTGCCGGCAATGCTCGACGATCACCTGGTCGTCGCCAACCACGCCAAGTCCGGCGCGACGATGAAGTCCTTCATCGCCCAGCTGCGTTTTTCCAAGGTGCTGACCCAGATGCGCGCGGGCGATTGGCTGTTTATCCAGTTCGGCCACAACGACCAGAAGGCCGAATGGCCGATGACCTATCTCGATCCGGAACTGACCTATCCCGCCTACTTGCGCAGTTACATCGCCGAAGCGCGCCGTCGCGGCGTACATCCGGTGCTGGTCACCTCACCCGAACGACGCAATTTCGACGATACCGGCAAGATCAAGGACACGCTTGGCGCCTATGCCGCTGCTGTGCGCAAGGTGGCGGCGGACGAGAAAGTCCCGCTGATCGACCTTAACCGCGACAGCATCGCGATCATCCAGGCGCTCGGCCCCAATGTCTCGCCGCAGGCCTTTGCCGAAAACGGCAAGGACCGGACGCACAACAACAATTACGGCGCCTGGCTCTTTGCCGCCGCGATTGCGCGGCAGGTGGTCGAGAAGATCCCAGAGCTCGCGCCTTACGTGGTGCTCCGGAACTTCGATCCTTCGCACCCGCCTTTGCCGGATGCCGTGCCGATCGCGCCGAGCATTCCGCTGGATGAAGGCAAGCCGGAAGGGAGCTGA
- a CDS encoding S9 family peptidase — protein sequence MVAFSRVFRSTLLAAVLSSALAPSMAQAGEPATTPETMGAVDLLSIARAGSSLPANDGSSILYRVTQADWEKNHTVSELWRVDTASGKARRMLGEGGSGAAWSPDGKTIAFVDRRAGDKVSQIYLLPVDGGEARRLTTLGTAPADLVWSGDGKSIWFLASLPDDKDLAKRKKMRDDMFAFEAPGMRRALWKVDMATGKAEKVITGDFEVRGFDLSADGRVVLYRRATSRLLDDQSASELWVHGEGAEDRRLTDNDYQEMSSRLSPDGRTALFLANARDGHYGTFNANLFVIDIASGKIRELADGPPWAVEEALWSADGRTIYFTAQEGVRTGLYAVPAGGGRWRKLAGGDSVISAIALSRDGRMLTYTERSALQPEEVVRLDPRHPRPVRVTHLNDGIAGRFRLPRQEAIRWTAADGQALEGLVTYPLDYVAGRAYPLIVQSHGGPRSADQFNVFAYGRFQPLLAARGVMVLSVNYRGGTGYGDAFLQGMNAGYFRHADKDVLSGVDELVRRGMADPERLGMMGWSAGGHMTARLETVTDRFKAAVVGAGAVDWPSMYLGSDTRWQRKEWFVTPPYGTTARRDLYQDYSPLASVDKVKTPTLILAGAEDERVPSAQAVMYYRALSALGVESELYLAPREPHNFRELRHRLFQINVQMDWFSRHVLDAAYEAEKAPSASGRTNDPLEESGSVVSD from the coding sequence ATGGTCGCCTTTTCCCGCGTGTTCCGTTCCACCTTGCTGGCTGCCGTCCTGTCGTCGGCCCTGGCCCCGTCCATGGCCCAGGCGGGTGAACCTGCAACCACGCCGGAAACGATGGGCGCGGTGGATCTGCTGAGCATCGCGCGCGCGGGAAGCTCATTGCCGGCGAATGACGGATCCTCGATCCTTTACCGGGTGACGCAGGCGGACTGGGAAAAGAACCATACGGTCAGCGAACTCTGGCGCGTCGATACCGCCTCGGGCAAGGCGCGGCGAATGCTGGGCGAGGGCGGCAGCGGTGCGGCCTGGTCGCCCGACGGGAAGACAATCGCGTTTGTCGACCGGCGCGCGGGGGACAAGGTCAGCCAGATCTATCTTCTGCCGGTCGATGGCGGCGAGGCGCGCAGGCTGACCACGCTCGGAACGGCGCCCGCCGATCTGGTCTGGTCGGGGGACGGCAAGTCGATCTGGTTCCTCGCCAGCCTGCCTGACGACAAGGATCTCGCCAAGCGCAAGAAGATGCGCGACGACATGTTCGCCTTCGAGGCCCCCGGCATGCGCCGGGCCTTGTGGAAGGTCGATATGGCCACCGGCAAGGCGGAAAAGGTCATTACCGGTGACTTCGAGGTGCGCGGTTTCGACCTTTCCGCCGATGGCCGCGTAGTGCTCTATCGCCGGGCGACCTCGCGGCTGCTGGACGACCAGTCCGCTTCGGAACTGTGGGTGCATGGCGAAGGCGCCGAAGACCGGCGCCTGACCGACAACGACTATCAGGAAATGAGCAGCCGCCTATCGCCGGACGGTCGCACCGCCTTGTTCCTCGCCAATGCGCGGGATGGGCATTACGGTACTTTCAACGCCAACCTCTTCGTGATCGACATTGCCAGCGGCAAGATTCGCGAACTCGCCGATGGCCCGCCCTGGGCGGTCGAGGAAGCGCTGTGGTCGGCGGATGGCCGCACGATCTATTTCACCGCGCAGGAAGGCGTGCGCACCGGTCTCTATGCCGTGCCTGCCGGCGGCGGCCGCTGGCGTAAGCTGGCAGGGGGGGACAGCGTGATTTCTGCCATCGCCTTGTCGCGCGACGGGCGCATGCTGACCTACACCGAACGCAGCGCACTCCAGCCCGAGGAGGTGGTGCGCCTCGATCCGCGCCATCCGCGCCCGGTCCGCGTTACACACCTCAACGACGGCATTGCCGGGCGTTTCCGCCTGCCGCGTCAGGAAGCGATCCGCTGGACCGCAGCTGACGGACAGGCATTGGAGGGCCTTGTCACCTATCCGCTCGATTATGTGGCAGGCCGGGCATACCCTCTGATCGTCCAGAGCCACGGTGGGCCGCGTTCGGCGGACCAGTTCAACGTCTTTGCCTACGGCCGTTTCCAGCCGCTGCTGGCGGCGCGCGGAGTTATGGTGCTGAGCGTCAATTATCGCGGCGGCACCGGCTATGGAGATGCTTTCCTGCAAGGCATGAACGCGGGCTATTTCCGCCATGCCGACAAGGATGTGCTGTCCGGCGTCGATGAACTCGTGCGGCGAGGCATGGCCGATCCCGAGCGCCTGGGCATGATGGGCTGGAGCGCGGGCGGCCACATGACCGCACGGCTCGAAACCGTGACCGACCGCTTCAAGGCGGCAGTGGTCGGTGCCGGTGCGGTCGACTGGCCTTCGATGTACCTTGGGTCGGACACGCGCTGGCAGCGCAAGGAATGGTTCGTGACGCCGCCTTACGGGACCACGGCGCGCCGCGATCTCTATCAGGACTATTCGCCGCTTGCCTCGGTGGACAAGGTGAAGACGCCGACGCTGATCCTTGCCGGTGCCGAGGACGAGCGTGTGCCTTCGGCCCAGGCGGTGATGTATTACCGGGCGCTATCGGCGCTCGGCGTAGAGAGCGAACTCTATCTCGCGCCCCGGGAGCCGCACAATTTCCGCGAACTGCGTCACCGCCTGTTCCAGATCAACGTGCAGATGGACTGGTTCTCCCGCCATGTCCTGGATGCCGCTTACGAGGCGGAAAAGGCTCCTTCCGCCTCGGGGAGAACGAACGACCCGCTGGAGGAATCCGGTTCAGTCGTATCCGATTGA
- the manD gene encoding D-mannonate dehydratase ManD, with amino-acid sequence MKIISAKVIVTCPGRNFVTLKIMTDQGVYGIGDATMNGREKAVVAYLEEHVIPCILGMDPRRIEDIWQYLYKGAYWRRGPVTMRAIAAVDVALWDIKAKMANMPLYQLLGGRSRDGVMVYGHANGSDIAETVDAVGHYIELGYKAIRAQTGVPGIKDAYGVGRGKLYYEPADAALPSVTGWDTRQALNYVPRMFEKLRETYGFGYHLLHDGHHRYTPQEAANLGKMLEPYQLFWLEDCTPAENQEAFRLVRQHTVTPLAVGEIFNTIWDAKDLIQNQLIDYIRCTIVGAGGVTHLRRIADLAALYQIRTGSHGATDLSPVTMGTALHFDTWVPNFGIQEYMRHTAETDAVFPHDYHFEKGELFCGETPGHGVDIDEQLAAKYPYKPAFLPVARLEDGTMWNW; translated from the coding sequence GTGAAGATTATTTCCGCCAAGGTTATCGTGACCTGTCCCGGACGCAATTTCGTTACCCTCAAGATCATGACCGATCAGGGCGTGTACGGGATCGGCGATGCCACGATGAACGGGCGAGAGAAGGCGGTGGTCGCCTATCTCGAAGAGCACGTGATCCCCTGCATCCTCGGCATGGACCCGCGCCGCATCGAGGACATCTGGCAATACCTCTACAAGGGAGCCTACTGGCGTCGCGGACCGGTGACGATGCGCGCGATCGCGGCCGTCGACGTGGCCCTGTGGGACATCAAGGCGAAGATGGCCAACATGCCGCTCTACCAGTTGCTGGGCGGCCGAAGCCGGGATGGCGTCATGGTCTACGGCCATGCCAACGGCAGCGATATCGCTGAGACGGTTGATGCCGTGGGCCACTATATCGAACTCGGCTACAAGGCAATCCGGGCGCAGACCGGCGTGCCGGGGATCAAGGACGCTTACGGCGTGGGGCGCGGCAAGCTCTATTACGAACCGGCCGATGCCGCGCTTCCCTCGGTCACCGGATGGGACACGAGGCAGGCGCTCAACTATGTCCCCAGGATGTTCGAGAAGCTGCGCGAGACTTACGGTTTCGGCTATCATTTGCTGCACGATGGCCATCATCGCTATACCCCGCAGGAAGCGGCGAACCTGGGCAAGATGCTGGAGCCTTACCAGCTTTTCTGGCTGGAGGACTGCACGCCGGCCGAAAACCAGGAGGCCTTCCGTCTCGTGCGCCAGCACACTGTCACCCCGCTCGCGGTGGGCGAGATCTTCAACACGATCTGGGACGCCAAGGACCTGATCCAGAACCAGCTGATCGACTATATCCGATGCACCATCGTCGGCGCTGGCGGGGTCACGCACTTGCGCCGTATCGCCGATCTCGCCGCGCTCTACCAGATCCGCACCGGCAGCCACGGTGCGACCGATCTTTCGCCGGTGACCATGGGGACCGCGCTGCATTTCGACACCTGGGTGCCCAACTTCGGCATCCAGGAGTACATGCGCCACACGGCGGAGACCGATGCGGTCTTCCCGCACGACTACCACTTCGAGAAAGGCGAGCTGTTCTGCGGCGAAACGCCCGGCCACGGTGTCGACATCGACGAGCAGTTGGCGGCGAAGTATCCCTATAAGCCGGCCTTCCTTCCCGTCGCCCGTCTTGAGGACGGCACGATGTGGAACTGGTGA
- a CDS encoding phosphatidylinositol-specific phospholipase C1-like protein, with the protein MSPSIRTLSLMLLLAGSLLQVGTVQAGASASKPRSCRLDAPDAASAGEGCARAWMDRNLKMNDVTTVGTHNSYKQAIPPADYALFAKAAPKIAQELDYAHKSLTAELDAGARQLEIDVVYDPQGGRYAHPAIARQTGTALPADWTRLMEQPGFKVLHVPDLDFRSSCVTFRRCLGEIKAWSQRHPDHAPIMILVNAKDGNAVPGGVPLIPFDEAAFDAFDAEIRSVLPAHMLVTPDDVQGRYATLREAVLAGNWPKLGDARGKLYFALDENEAKVAAYRGTRQALEGRVAFVNTDESSPAAAYLTLNNPVTQGVRIAADVKAGFIVRTRADDNTWQARSNDVAHRAAALASGAQAVSTDYLWADPRFPGGFAVRLPGHVAAQCNVIRMANRCAGLPVEEAGARDLAAAQAAPMLWPAPRVAERQP; encoded by the coding sequence ATGTCGCCATCCATCCGCACTTTGTCCCTCATGCTGTTGCTGGCGGGTTCCTTATTGCAGGTGGGAACGGTGCAAGCCGGTGCTTCCGCCTCGAAGCCCCGCTCCTGCCGCCTGGATGCGCCCGATGCCGCCTCGGCGGGCGAAGGCTGCGCCAGGGCGTGGATGGACCGCAATCTCAAGATGAACGACGTGACCACGGTAGGCACGCACAACAGCTACAAGCAGGCGATCCCGCCAGCGGACTATGCGCTCTTCGCCAAGGCCGCACCAAAGATCGCGCAGGAACTGGACTATGCGCACAAGTCCCTGACGGCGGAACTGGACGCGGGCGCGCGCCAGTTGGAGATCGATGTCGTCTACGATCCGCAAGGCGGTCGCTATGCCCATCCCGCAATCGCGCGCCAGACCGGCACGGCGCTGCCCGCGGATTGGACCAGGCTGATGGAACAGCCCGGCTTCAAGGTGCTGCATGTGCCCGATCTCGACTTCCGATCGAGCTGCGTGACGTTCCGCCGCTGCCTTGGCGAGATCAAGGCCTGGTCCCAACGCCATCCCGATCACGCACCGATCATGATCCTCGTCAATGCCAAGGACGGCAATGCCGTCCCCGGCGGGGTGCCGCTGATCCCGTTCGACGAGGCCGCCTTCGATGCCTTCGACGCCGAGATCCGCTCGGTCCTGCCGGCGCACATGCTGGTCACGCCGGACGATGTGCAAGGCCGATATGCCACACTGCGCGAGGCGGTCCTCGCCGGAAACTGGCCGAAACTGGGCGATGCGCGCGGCAAGCTCTACTTCGCGCTCGACGAGAACGAGGCAAAGGTCGCGGCCTATCGGGGCACGCGCCAGGCGCTCGAGGGCCGTGTCGCCTTCGTCAATACCGACGAGAGCTCGCCCGCCGCAGCCTATCTGACGCTCAACAACCCGGTCACGCAGGGCGTGCGTATCGCTGCCGACGTCAAGGCGGGCTTCATCGTGCGCACGCGCGCTGACGACAATACCTGGCAGGCCCGTTCGAATGACGTCGCCCATCGCGCCGCGGCGCTGGCGAGTGGTGCTCAGGCGGTCTCGACCGATTACCTATGGGCGGATCCGCGCTTCCCCGGCGGCTTTGCGGTGCGGTTGCCCGGTCATGTGGCGGCGCAATGCAACGTGATCAGAATGGCGAACCGCTGCGCCGGCCTGCCGGTGGAGGAAGCCGGCGCCCGTGATCTTGCCGCAGCCCAAGCCGCACCGATGCTGTGGCCTGCGCCCCGCGTGGCCGAAAGGCAGCCGTGA
- a CDS encoding TonB-dependent receptor, translating into MMTVSFPAFAQEAAAQDGNAQQPPSAEDIIVTGFRASLNAALADKRDQTAAIDTIKAEDLGKFPDSNLAESMQRIPGVALQRGDGGEGKNISVRGLGADFTRVRINGMESAAQTGGSDIYGAGNNGRSFDFNVFPTEIFSALTVRKTPSADVEEGSLGATVDLSAPRPFDSAKDFVLSATARGVWNELSKQVDPRASALVSKQFGDSGFGVLGSIAYQRRHTREVGYSAVDILSANQNGMFCSPLGFTPQTPVTSATTGASAANCSTGNPRTSDPAAYQTVYDARRDDLPNTPGSGAFFPRIPRYINSQQSQERIGGTMTLQYKPDDDTDISLDLLYSRFNVTRDDNYIEAISFGRSASNQGYPMMSLKDVQLSDLGSVEYALLDGVDVRSEGLHSEYSTTFKQANLNFMHRFGDRLTVDGKVGLNRSVWRDKVRMQYYMDALDTDNFSIDYRDGGQTPVLGFGFDVSDPTQFRYGVSPGAGVVTGGFSLQGKPATNTTNGVLGEINAHYEVSDAFKVHLGGQYRSSDFKQRLTTYYTADTLVQNLPSGTSLADLTKQITGVDSLWGHGAPSSWATLDWRKLADTFNLFDARTCTGCGEINPGVKEEESSAYLMGTFDFSDAVGFGLRGDIGLRYIHTWQRSTGYLNLADATSPTGLAGQFRAVSRSYDDWLPSANLVIEPMQNLLVRLSAAKVMSRPALTALAPTVTINPVTRSGSLGNPLLEPIRATTFDAAVEWYFRPGALLSAAFFYKDIKTYVQSVNSLVPFSSLGLPDALLTGSNTTPDELFNIATPTNTPGGPLKGIELNAQIPFNFMTGFFSHFGVLANYTHVMSKINYCLTSSGGVCTVTTKDDLVGLSKDTASGTLYWENAKFSIRGTINYRGPFIRGIPASPGSDLVGNRATTFVDASASYNLTDSVKLIVEGTNLTDEQNSLYTDSQRQDTLFQTRVGRTISAGVNVKF; encoded by the coding sequence ATGATGACAGTGTCGTTTCCGGCGTTTGCGCAGGAAGCTGCAGCGCAAGACGGTAACGCCCAGCAGCCACCCAGCGCCGAGGACATCATTGTCACCGGTTTCCGCGCCTCGCTGAACGCGGCGCTGGCCGACAAGCGCGATCAGACCGCCGCCATCGACACGATCAAGGCCGAAGACCTGGGCAAGTTTCCCGATTCCAATCTGGCCGAATCGATGCAGCGCATTCCCGGCGTCGCTCTCCAGCGCGGCGATGGCGGCGAAGGCAAGAACATCTCCGTGCGCGGGCTTGGCGCCGACTTCACCCGCGTGCGCATCAACGGCATGGAATCCGCGGCCCAGACCGGCGGCTCGGACATCTACGGGGCCGGCAACAATGGGCGCAGCTTCGACTTCAACGTCTTCCCCACCGAGATCTTCTCCGCGCTCACCGTGCGCAAGACACCATCGGCGGATGTCGAGGAGGGTTCGCTGGGCGCGACCGTCGATCTCAGCGCACCAAGGCCGTTCGATTCCGCCAAGGATTTCGTCCTCTCGGCCACCGCACGCGGCGTGTGGAATGAATTGTCGAAGCAGGTCGATCCGCGCGCGTCCGCCCTGGTCTCCAAGCAGTTCGGCGACAGCGGCTTCGGCGTGCTGGGTTCGATCGCCTACCAGAGGCGCCATACGCGCGAAGTCGGCTATTCGGCGGTCGACATTCTCTCGGCCAACCAGAACGGCATGTTCTGCTCGCCGCTGGGCTTTACCCCGCAGACCCCGGTCACCAGCGCGACGACCGGCGCCAGCGCCGCGAACTGCTCCACCGGCAATCCGCGCACCAGCGATCCTGCAGCCTACCAGACCGTCTATGACGCCCGCCGCGACGATCTGCCGAATACCCCCGGCAGCGGCGCCTTCTTCCCGCGCATTCCCCGCTACATCAATTCGCAGCAGTCGCAGGAGCGCATCGGCGGAACGATGACGCTGCAGTACAAGCCGGACGACGATACCGACATCTCGCTCGACCTGCTGTACTCCCGCTTCAACGTCACGCGCGACGACAATTACATCGAGGCGATATCGTTCGGTCGTTCGGCATCGAACCAGGGCTACCCGATGATGTCGCTCAAGGATGTCCAGCTTTCCGATCTGGGATCGGTAGAATATGCCCTGCTCGACGGCGTCGACGTACGCTCGGAAGGCCTGCACTCCGAATACTCGACCACGTTCAAGCAGGCTAACCTCAACTTCATGCACCGCTTCGGCGACCGGCTGACGGTGGACGGCAAGGTCGGCCTCAACCGCTCCGTCTGGCGCGACAAGGTCCGCATGCAGTACTACATGGATGCGCTCGATACCGACAACTTCTCGATCGACTACAGGGATGGCGGCCAGACGCCGGTACTGGGCTTCGGTTTCGACGTCTCCGATCCCACGCAGTTCCGTTACGGCGTCTCACCGGGCGCCGGAGTCGTCACCGGCGGATTCAGCCTTCAGGGCAAACCCGCCACCAACACCACCAATGGCGTACTGGGCGAGATCAACGCTCATTACGAAGTATCGGATGCATTCAAGGTTCATCTTGGCGGGCAATACCGTTCAAGCGACTTCAAGCAGCGCCTGACGACCTATTACACTGCCGATACGCTGGTTCAAAACCTGCCATCCGGCACTTCGCTGGCCGATCTCACCAAGCAGATCACCGGTGTGGACAGTCTCTGGGGCCATGGTGCTCCGTCGAGCTGGGCCACGCTCGACTGGCGCAAGCTTGCGGATACCTTCAACCTGTTCGACGCCCGCACCTGCACCGGCTGCGGTGAGATCAATCCGGGCGTCAAGGAAGAGGAATCGAGCGCCTACCTCATGGGCACGTTCGATTTCAGCGATGCGGTGGGCTTTGGCCTGCGCGGCGATATCGGCTTGCGTTACATCCACACCTGGCAGCGTTCGACCGGGTACCTCAACCTGGCCGACGCGACCTCGCCGACCGGCCTTGCCGGCCAGTTCCGCGCGGTTTCGCGCAGCTATGACGACTGGTTGCCCTCCGCCAACCTCGTCATCGAACCGATGCAGAACCTCCTGGTGCGCCTGTCCGCCGCCAAGGTCATGTCGCGCCCCGCGCTGACCGCGCTGGCGCCGACGGTGACGATCAACCCGGTGACCCGCTCCGGATCGCTGGGCAATCCCCTGCTCGAACCGATCCGTGCGACCACCTTCGACGCAGCCGTGGAATGGTACTTCCGCCCCGGTGCCCTGCTGTCGGCAGCGTTCTTCTACAAGGACATCAAGACATATGTGCAGAGCGTGAACTCGCTCGTGCCGTTCAGTTCACTCGGCCTACCCGATGCTCTGCTCACCGGCAGCAATACGACGCCCGACGAACTGTTCAACATCGCCACCCCTACCAACACGCCGGGCGGCCCGCTCAAGGGCATCGAGCTGAACGCCCAGATCCCGTTCAACTTCATGACCGGTTTCTTCAGTCACTTCGGCGTGCTGGCGAACTACACGCATGTCATGTCGAAGATCAATTACTGCCTCACCAGCTCCGGCGGCGTCTGCACGGTGACAACCAAGGACGACCTTGTCGGCCTGTCGAAGGACACCGCGTCCGGCACGCTCTACTGGGAGAACGCCAAGTTCTCGATCCGCGGCACGATCAATTACCGCGGGCCGTTCATTCGCGGCATTCCCGCCTCGCCCGGCAGTGATCTGGTCGGTAACCGGGCAACCACGTTTGTCGACGCCTCCGCTTCATACAATCTTACCGACAGCGTGAAGCTGATCGTCGAGGGCACCAACCTCACCGACGAACAGAACAGCCTCTACACCGACAGCCAGCGGCAGGACACCCTGTTCCAGACCCGCGTCGGGCGCACGATCTCGGCTGGCGTCAATGTGAAATTCTGA
- a CDS encoding glycoside hydrolase family 43 protein, translating to MTFCIDRRALCLGATALAGCATARMGAQPADGPLLFAYFSTGKGEADGLKLALSDDGFAFRTLGGGGPFLVPHVGEKNLLRDPFLWRGEGVDAPWHCIWTTAWQGVTIGHATTRDFINWTPQRALPVMASVPGTRNCWAPEAIFDPASGRTVIFWSSTVDGRFTETASTSENGYNHRLWYTTTADFERFAPPQVLYDPGFSVIDGTFAHAPDGGLWLVVKDETVMPPRKWLRAASARSPLGPFAPLGVPFTPSWVEGPMTVRVGDELICYYDVYRDGRWGAVSTRDMIHWQDFGDRLVMPQGARHGSLVRIAPDLAASLEKA from the coding sequence ATGACGTTTTGTATTGATCGCCGCGCGCTTTGCCTTGGCGCGACGGCATTGGCGGGCTGTGCCACCGCGCGTATGGGGGCGCAGCCGGCGGATGGCCCGCTGCTCTTTGCCTATTTCAGCACCGGCAAGGGGGAGGCGGACGGGCTGAAGCTGGCCCTCAGCGATGACGGTTTCGCATTCAGGACGCTCGGCGGCGGCGGGCCCTTCCTGGTGCCGCATGTCGGCGAGAAAAACCTGCTGCGAGACCCTTTCCTCTGGAGGGGGGAGGGGGTTGATGCGCCTTGGCACTGCATCTGGACTACGGCCTGGCAGGGGGTGACGATCGGCCATGCCACCACCCGGGATTTCATCAACTGGACGCCGCAGCGGGCTCTTCCGGTCATGGCTTCGGTGCCGGGTACGCGCAATTGCTGGGCGCCCGAAGCGATCTTCGATCCCGCTTCGGGCCGAACGGTGATCTTCTGGTCCAGTACGGTTGACGGCCGCTTCACGGAAACCGCGAGTACGTCGGAAAACGGGTACAATCACCGGCTGTGGTACACGACCACGGCGGATTTCGAGAGGTTTGCTCCGCCGCAAGTGCTTTACGATCCCGGTTTCAGCGTGATCGACGGCACGTTTGCACACGCGCCCGATGGCGGTCTCTGGCTGGTGGTGAAGGACGAAACCGTCATGCCGCCCCGCAAATGGCTGCGTGCCGCTTCGGCGCGCAGTCCGCTCGGCCCATTTGCACCGCTTGGCGTGCCATTCACGCCATCCTGGGTGGAAGGTCCCATGACCGTGCGGGTTGGTGATGAATTGATCTGCTATTACGATGTCTACCGCGACGGCCGCTGGGGCGCGGTATCGACGCGCGACATGATCCACTGGCAGGATTTCGGGGATCGACTTGTCATGCCGCAAGGCGCGCGTCATGGTTCGCTTGTGCGGATTGCGCCCGATCTTGCCGCTTCGCTTGAAAAAGCCTGA